The nucleotide window TCTGGTTGCACCAGAAGGATTACCTGCGTGTCAACTTGAAGGTATCATCGCAGCGAGTCTTCTAATTATATAGAGAGCTGCTACAGATACAATGCTTCCATTTACCTATGCCGAGTCGTTGCAAATACTGGGATGCGGTGATTACGTCACTGGCCCGAGTGCCTCGCAACCGGCCTTTtccagagagagagggagaccTGACCGACTTGGTCCCTGGAAGAGACAACATCTCTAGTCCCGCCTGCATGCCTCTGTACCTGAGGCCAAGTGACCAGTTGCTCTGTCAATTGCAGGATCATTTTCCCATCTTTGGCTGTTTTCATCAATAGTGAGTGTTCTAGTCCTAGGCCTGCCCAGCGGCAGCTTGGATGCCGAAGGGTACCCACGCCAAGGGCAAGCACGCGTCAGCCAAAGAGGGTCTCTCTGTGCAGCATTAGTCGTGCGTGTGCATATGTTTGAACCGAAACTTCCTTTCCATCGCAACCTCTTCATATTTCGTACCTGCCAGTGAAAAGGACTGGAAACTTAACTTCACAGCTAAgcaacctacctacctacctacctaagttCCGGTGGCCACTCGTCTTCCCAGACGCATCACGCCCCTCTGATCCACATTATCCAAGCCTCACACCTTGCAAACTGCCACGGCGTGATTGCCCCTTTGGTTTTCGTTATTGAATAAAACCCGTCGAGTCCTCCAGCGATACCTAGGCAGAAGCAGACTTATTACCTAGGCCCCTCGTTGCCCTATTGCACTGCCCACTTCGCGCTCGGGTTTGGCCGAGTTCCCCGGCAAGACGTTCTACATTCCTCCCAGGTGAGACCTCTCCATTGTTCCTGGAACCATTACATGCCTGCACCATGGTGTTGCACAGCAACGAAACAACTCTTAATGATCCCGCAAGCAAGGTGACATGGCACTGCCGGCTCACCGCTGCGTTGTGTTGTTGATCCGGCAGCTGCTCGTTTATATGAACGTTGAAGTGTCATCTATATTCTTCTTGATCACCTGAGGAGCCTTTCCTTTTCTTACATGCTACCTATATCACTCATCAAGAGGACAGACTTGGGTTTGGGTCTTCTTGTACACACGCACCGACACGACAAGACACAATTCTTTCCCGCAATGACGGGCTTTCACTCCAAAATGGGGATCATTGGGCTAACTCTGATACAGGTCTTCTTCTGCGAGAGCGCCCTCGCTCTATTTCAACAGCAACACGTCCGGCTTCATGCTACTCATCAGGACCCGGCAACTGTTGGCCAACTGAACATTCGGTCTTTGTTACTCGACACTCGTGATCTCACCTGTCTCACGGAGACGGCAAATTTCACTGTAACCGTCAGGGTCACAAGAGGAGCTCAGCAAACATCAGCGCCCATCTTTGACAGCACTGAGGCCGTTTCCGCCATCACTACTTCGGATCCCACCGGAACAGTAGTGATTCTGCCATCTTTGACTAACAAGGTGCCCCAAACGTCGGGTTTCATACCTAGTAGCCTGGAGACCTCTGGCAAGGCAACGTCGTGCCCTCTCCTATCAAACACCATTCCGGTCCCCACCACCTTGATTGACTCGACATCACCCGTAACAACAGTTGAACCAATTCCTTCCGCGCCAATGCCGTCCGGAGATATCTTCGCGGAGCCCATCGCCACGGTGGCGCCTCCTGGTTCTATTCCGGTGCGCAACGACCATCCCGTCCCGAGGAAGGGTATtacgtcgagctcgccgctTCAGACCAACAAATTTTACTCCAACTTCTTCCTGGGAGACCAGACAGCGCCGACGTACACCTACCCTTACGGCATAGCATGGGGGGCAGGGCGGGGGGCTGCTGCCAGCTTCGGCATGACTATTTCCCACATCGAGGCGAACCAGCGTGTCTTTGGGCCGACCAAATCTTCAGGCGCTGCGGCCTATTTCATTAACCCGGTAGGTATTCAGTCCATGGTCATAAGTGCCCTGGAGCTTGGTCCAGACACCGCCGTGGGAGTCGACAGCGTCACGGCCTTCTCTGCAACAATTCACTTGAAGCCAAACGCCCAAGCTGTGCCTGCAATCTCCTTTCCCCTTGTTCAAGGAATGCCCTTCATCACGGCCCGATATGCCGGCGCGACCCCCGTCATCCGAACGGGAGTCTTCTTCAAGACGGTCACGCGGGTGACACAGGACCCCAAGCCCGGGGTTGCCAAGTTCACCTTCCAGCTTGAAGATGGCAAGATCTGGCGGCTGTATGCATATGCAACCACTGGACCCCAGCTTAATCTGCAGGTTGTCAACAATGGGCTTGCACAATCAACGCAGCCCTTCTACGGCGTCATCCAGATCGCCAAAGATCCGGGGAACGGCGAGGCCCTGCTTGACCACGCTGCTGGTGTATATCCCACAACGGTCGATTTggctggctccgtcagtggTACGACGGGCTCATACACCTTCAAGTTCGCCAAGAGTGGCCACCCTGAGGGAAACCTTGTCATGTATGCTCTGCCGCATCATGTCGCCTCGTTCGACtccacgacaagaaacgccGTTCAGCCAGTGCAGATCTTGACTCCTACCAAGGGTACCGCAACTGCGGTCTTGGCTGATCAGTGGACGATGGTTGAGGCGGAAATGCCTGTTAACATGGATTTTTCTCCGTGGAGTCCTGAACGAGGCAGCCTCACCACGCTGTCCGACAACGCACGAGTCGTAATCCGCGGGATAGCAGCCCAGGAGGTATCCCAAGACATGATGGCTCAGTCCGACTTGGATTCTATGTATTTCAGTGGAAAGGTCCGTGTACTCCACAGAATCTACCGCAATGATTTGGCTAACATGAGTGTAGGCTCTCGCTAAGTTTGCCTTGTTGATCGTAGTGATCAATGACATTCTGCAAGACCCAGCCTTGGCGCAGTCGGGTCTGAACAGGCTCAAGGCGGCTTTTGCAAGGTTTGCTGCTAACCAGCAGAGGTTCCCTTTAGTATATGAGAGTGAGTTTCATCTTATGCCATGTATGAATCCTAACACTAACCCGCTTGACAGGCGCCTGGGGAGGCGTGGTGTCTTCGGCAACGTACGTGACGGGCAACGACGGAGCTGATTTTGGCAACACGCAATACAACGACCATCACTTTCACTACGGCTATCACATCCTAGCCGCCGCTGCTATCGCTCACCTGGATCCTGGCTGGTTGAACGAGAACAAGGATTATGTGAATGCTCTGGTGCGCGACGTCGCCAACCCCAGCACCAAGGACGCTTACTTCCCTACTTGGCGCGCATTCGACTGGTATCATGGCCACAGCTGGGCGCATGGCCTATACGCTTCGTACGATGGAAAGGTAACTGGTGCTGTCGGTAACATCAAGATCATTCATCGGCTTACACCGCGTTTAGGACCAAGAATCAAGTTCGGAGGACATGATGCACGCCTACGCCCTTAAGATGTGGGGAGACGCCTCGGGAGACGTCATGCTCTCGATGCGAAGCAATCTGCAACTCTCCATTATCGCACGCGCTCTCCAGCACTACTATCTCTACAAGAGTGACAACGCCGTGCAGCCACCCCAGTTTATCGGAAACAAGGTGGCAGGCATCCTCTTTGAGAACAAGATCGACCACACGACCTACTTCGGCGCTAATATCGAGTTCATCCAGGGCATCCACATGATCCCCCTCCTCGCGCCCTCACCTCTTGTCCGTACCCCTGACTTCGTGCGCGAAGAGTGGGACGTGTACTTTAGCGGAGGCCGCGTCGACGGTATCGCGGGTGGCTGGAGGGGCATTATCTACGGAAACCTGGCTACCATCGACGGC belongs to Colletotrichum higginsianum IMI 349063 chromosome 5, whole genome shotgun sequence and includes:
- a CDS encoding glycosyl hydrolase family 81 translates to MGIIGLTLIQVFFCESALALFQQQHVRLHATHQDPATVGQLNIRSLLLDTRDLTCLTETANFTVTVRVTRGAQQTSAPIFDSTEAVSAITTSDPTGTVVILPSLTNKVPQTSGFIPSSLETSGKATSCPLLSNTIPVPTTLIDSTSPVTTVEPIPSAPMPSGDIFAEPIATVAPPGSIPVRNDHPVPRKGITSSSPLQTNKFYSNFFLGDQTAPTYTYPYGIAWGAGRGAAASFGMTISHIEANQRVFGPTKSSGAAAYFINPVGIQSMVISALELGPDTAVGVDSVTAFSATIHLKPNAQAVPAISFPLVQGMPFITARYAGATPVIRTGVFFKTVTRVTQDPKPGVAKFTFQLEDGKIWRLYAYATTGPQLNLQVVNNGLAQSTQPFYGVIQIAKDPGNGEALLDHAAGVYPTTVDLAGSVSGTTGSYTFKFAKSGHPEGNLVMYALPHHVASFDSTTRNAVQPVQILTPTKGTATAVLADQWTMVEAEMPVNMDFSPWSPERGSLTTLSDNARVVIRGIAAQEVSQDMMAQSDLDSMYFSGKALAKFALLIVVINDILQDPALAQSGLNRLKAAFARFAANQQRFPLVYESAWGGVVSSATYVTGNDGADFGNTQYNDHHFHYGYHILAAAAIAHLDPGWLNENKDYVNALVRDVANPSTKDAYFPTWRAFDWYHGHSWAHGLYASYDGKDQESSSEDMMHAYALKMWGDASGDVMLSMRSNLQLSIIARALQHYYLYKSDNAVQPPQFIGNKVAGILFENKIDHTTYFGANIEFIQGIHMIPLLAPSPLVRTPDFVREEWDVYFSGGRVDGIAGGWRGIIYGNLATIDGRTAWDFFNSSNFDPGWIDGGASLTWYLTYAALMGNV